The Fusarium falciforme chromosome 7, complete sequence genome window below encodes:
- a CDS encoding Epimerase domain-containing protein, with product MPRQFQFVTVSNPTGPVPLESRKLSHSHVTREAHAKERRLRVQRYRKEMMQSPTERLAGAETPSPLVRIPEHCKTLFSASAPSLSSQEHFLLDHYIRIVVPYSAVHCGLFDYPGDHGPDDHTREILQDWVGLAMTDKDLLDTALLLRSCRNILRSKPGDPVMTQMALQYRHKGLQSLRLALVKPVSIVTVAMAFALVFDEEVFGEIKIARQHLRGVFYMAELSGGLRSLGLSELLERIYWRFVTRRELGDVDLLSFADAAGKLFAKRWYFLLGLSSTTSYVHDPPTTHSIQALLDPVMPSVEATIPSGSLVLVTGATGFVASHVTRQLLERGYKVRGTVRDLAQASWLIDNHFKSYSESGHLELVVVSDLVADGAFDEAVKGVSAIAHIATISNLDPDPHNIIPQTVTGATGILKSAINEPSVRRVVFTSSIMAAVLPIAGNDTRVDDGTWNEAAVEAAWAPPPYEPSRTLITYAASKVAAEREVWRFIKQEKPHYTLNVICPSGIIGEPLHKKHAEAPTNWIATHFRRDKTYLDAFPAAFFIDAKDIALLHVAAILDPQVKNARLHSWGHSSNWNEFLAVLREVRPQREFIADYPDPYHVTISTDQSDSVALLKRWAGQEGWRPLKDSIVESIDNPYFQL from the exons ATGCCGCGCCAATTCCAATTCGTCACCGTATCGAATCCGACGGGACCTGTCCCCTTGGAGTCGCGGAAGCTGAGCCATTCGCACGTAACTCGTGAAGCCCATGCCAAAGAAAGACGTCTGCGGGTACAAAGATACCGAAAAGAAATGATGCAGTCTCCCACCGAACGCCTGGCCGGTGCCGAAACACCAAGCCCTCTGGTCCGGATTCCTGAGCATTGCAAGACCCTCTTTTCAGCATCGGCACCGTCTCTATCCTCCCAGGAGCACTTCTTGCTGGATCATT ATATCCGAATTGTCGTGCCCTACTCGGCCGTGCACTGCGGCTTATTCGACTACCCCGGTGACCATGGCCCCGACGACCACACAAGGGAGATCCTACAAGACTGGGTGGGTCTTGCCATGACAGACAAGGATCTCCTAGACACggctctcctcctcagatCGTGCCGGAATATTCTACGTAGCAAACCTGGCGATCCAGTCATGACGCAGATGGCCCTCCAGTATAGGCATAAAGGTCTCCAATCATTGCGGCTGGCACTTGTCAAGCCTGTCAGTATCGTAACAGTCGCCATGGCCTTTGCGCTAGTGTTTGATGAG GAAGTATTTGGTGAGATTAAAATAGCCAGACAGCATCTACGAGGCGTGTTTTACATGGCTGAACTTAGCGGAGGCTTGCGAAGTCTTGGTCTCTCAGAGCTGCTGGAGCGTATATACTGGAGGTTTGTAACCAGAAGGGAACTTGGCGACGTGGATTTGTTATC ATTTGCCGATGCTGCAGGCAAGTTATTCGCCAAGCGTTGGTATTTCCTACTTGG ACTCAGCAGCACGACATCATACGTTCATGATCCACCCACCACCCATTCAATCCAAGCTCTCCTCGACCCTGTTATGCCTTCCGTTGAAGCAACTATTCCCTCCGGCTCCTTGGTCCTCGTGACCGGCGCTACAGGCTTCGTCGCCTCCCACGTCACCCGCCAACTCCTGGAGCGCGGCTACAAAGTCCGAGGCACCGTTCGCGACCTAGCTCAAGCATCATGGCTCATTGATAACCATTTCAAGTCGTATTCAGAGAGCGGCCATCTTgaactcgtcgtcgtctctgATCTCGTAGCCGATGGCGCATTCGATGAAGCAGTCAAGGGAGTATCAGCCATTGCCCACATTGCAACCATCTCTAATCTGGACCCCGACCCACACAACATCATTCCTCAAACAGTCACTGGCGCGACAGGAATCTTGAAGTCTGCCATCAACGAACCCTCAGTTCGGCGAGTCGTGTTTAccagctccatcatggccgccGTCCTGCCAATTGCTGGCAACGACACTCGGGTTGACGATGGCACTTGGAACGAGGCGGCCGTTGAAGCTGCTTGGGCCCCTCCTCCGTATGAGCCGTCCCGTACCCTGATCACTTATGCCGCCAGCAAAGTCGCTGCCGAGAGGGAAGTTTGGAGGTTTATCAAACAAGAAAAGCCTCACTACACGCTCAATGTCATCTGCCCCTCGGGTATAATCGGCGAACCCCTTCACAAGAAGCATGCCGAGGCACCCACCAACTGGATAGCCACGCACTTCAGGAGGGACAAGACATATCTAGATGCATTTCCTGCTG CATTTTTTATCGATGCCAAGGACATTGCACTCCTGCATGTCGCGGCCATCCTAGATCCCCAAGTCAAGAACGCACGTCTACATAGTTGGGGGCATAGCTCTAACTGGAACGAATTTCTTGCTGTTCTCCGTGAGGTCCGCCCCCAGAGGGAGTTTATTGCCGACTACCCCGACCCTTACCATGTCACAATCTCCACTGACCAGTCTGACTCTGTGGCCCTCTTGAAGCGGTGGGCCGGCCAGGAAGGTTGGAGGCCGCTGAAGGATAGTATCGTTGAGAGCATCGATAACCCATACTTCCAATTATAG